The following DNA comes from Desulfomonilia bacterium.
GATCTGGGCGTCCACGCTGACCTTGGATTCGCGGCCCTGGTGGCAGGTCATGCACAAGGCTTCACGTCCGAGGCCGGAGATGACGACACCGGAGGGGAAGGTGACCGAGGTATAGGCAGAAGAAGCAGCGTTATGGCAGGAGACACAATCGATGCCCATGTTGGTCTTGGCATCAATGGTGGCTTCGTTCTTGCCTGTGGCCAGGAACTCAGCCAGGCCGGCGCCGGCATGGCATTTGGCGCAGCTGGTGGGGACGACG
Coding sequences within:
- a CDS encoding cytochrome c3 family protein; the encoded protein is MSKKRVLLLVALVLGLALLLAACQKTAEPTACPTCPTATCPEATPCPAAAEAGPAVPYMDAWKAAGHAASDSEAFRHWDASDPAVVPTSCAKCHAGAGLAEFLATGKNEATIDAKTNMGIDCVSCHNAASSAYTSVTFPSGVVISGLGREALCMTCHQGRESKVSVDAQI